Sequence from the Meleagris gallopavo isolate NT-WF06-2002-E0010 breed Aviagen turkey brand Nicholas breeding stock chromosome 15, Turkey_5.1, whole genome shotgun sequence genome:
CCCACCAGTATATCCCACCACTGTGCCCTGCCAGAGTGTCCCTCCAACGTGCCTCACCAGTGTACCTCTCCAATATGTCCCGCTGATGTGTTCCATCAATGTTTCCCACAAGCAAATCCCATTAGTATGTCCCACCAGCCTGTCTCACTAACATGTCCCACCAGTATGTCCTGCCAGCTTGTCCCACCGTGTCCTACCAGTATGCCCCACCACTGCCCCACCAACACACTGAACAAGCAAGTCCTACCAATATGTCCCTCCAGTATGTCCCACCAGTATGTCCCACCACTGTGTCCCTCCAGCATGcctcccccccccaccctcGCACAGCAGTTGGCCTCGTGGTCAGGCTACACACTCAATACCACTGCCCCCACACAGCACTCATGCCCACACCACCTCCAGTTCATCCCAGCCTCTGCCTCCCAAGCACCACAAGGCACCAGATCCACTTTCTGGTAAAAAGATTTATTAAGAACCTGCCTGAAAGGAGGGTGCCATTGGGTATCGGCTGTGagcagggaagcagcaggagcagggtggGAGGGTGAGCTCTTCTCCAAGCAGAATGACCCCATGCTGCACCAAAGTGAGACGGGGAGAGCTCGGGGCACAGAGCACGGGGAGAACAGCTGCAGGCAAAGTACCTCCCACTGCTCCATGCTGAAATTAAGGCACACACAGCGCCGGGAGGAAGAGCAACCCTACAAGGTGTTGGGCAGGGAGTGATGGATGTGGTGCTGATGGGCCACCCGCACCTTTGGAGCTGATACAGGCATGGGGGGGGTCACACTGGTGTCAGCCAAGCTGAGGGGTCCCCAGATAAGACCTGGGCTGCTGGTCCTGTGCTGGAGTGCAGCACCCTGCCCCAGCTCAGTAGGCAGAATGAGATGAGTGGGACCTGCATCTGTGCTTCAGTAGAGGTGGGTGTGGACACCTGCACAACTCGCCCCGCATCCCTCCAGCCCCTGCATTCCCCACATGTTCTTTCCTTTCCACCTTCAAGAAGTATTGCTTTTCCCTGGAATGTTTTTGTCTGAAACTCCCTTGATGGGAttaagaaagtttaaaaaaaaaaagaggggtaAGAGTAAAAAATTGTTACCCCAAAAGGCTGGGGGTAGGCTCCAAAGCCACCTCGTTCCAGGTTGGGGACACTGGTGGTGAGgttggggacagagggacagcaAGGGGGGTCCCTTCTATGTTTGGCAGGAGAGGATTTACCAAGCGGGTACAACGGGGGACCTCTTCCTGGCAGCAGAGTCTCTGACCCTGCAGGTACAGGGCTGGGCAGAGCTTCTGTGCCCACCCAAAgctttcctctcctcctgcttCAAGTGTCAGTTTGGGACCACAGGGAGGGACAGGGTGGTGGAGGTGTACAGACAGACAGAGCAGCAGATACGGGATGgacatgggatgggatggagaagggatgaggatgggatgagatgaaTGAAAAAGGCAGTGGGGAGAGGAGGGATGCCCCCAGCCCCTCACTGGGACTGCAGGGAGAAGCCCAGCTTGACACAGGAGAGTTCCTGCCCCTTGTTGCTGACCACCACCCGCACGCGGTAGTTGCCGTTGGTCATCCAGGAGGGCAGCTCGACTTCGGGCAGGGCGAAGTCGCTGGCGGGCAGTGAGTAGGAGCCCTGCAGAGAGAGAGGCTGCGTGAGCCAACACAGAACCTATAGCACCGAGGGCACCCGGTTGTGGGACGTACCGCCTTGAAGGGGCAGTGGCAGGGGATGCCGTAGGTGAGCAGCGGCTCCGGGCAGGGCGTGCCAGGTGGGATGAGGTTGTCGAGGATGGTGCATACATCATCATAGGTGCAGCTGCCCAGCTGGTCGATGCAGGGCAGTTGGATCCAGAGGTCACCCAAGGCCTTCTCCACCACCAGCACCGCCTGTAAGAAAAGGCAGTGTGCACCCAGCCCTTCCCCTCCTGACCTAAGGAACCTTATGGGTGCCCTAattctgctttcagtttctctcaTCCCATTGGTTCCTCTTCCTCCATCCTGACCCCCTGAGCAAACTTCCCCCTTCTCACTGCCCCATACATCTGGCCGGGAGGGGGCACCGTGCCCCTGACGTTCCCAAGGACTGCTGTTCCCATACCCATCCCCGGGCATTTCCCAGCTCCTGGGGGGTTGTGAAGCTTGCTGCCCTCCCTCGATCCCATACCCACCTTCAGGGGGGAGGTCATGgccttgctgctgctcacgGCCGCGCTGATGCGCAGGGTCCCCGGGATGCTGATGGGGTCGGGTGCCACCGAGAGGCTCTGGAGCACGACGGGATCCCGCCCATTACCACAGTCCTCCCAGGAAAAGCCACCAACCTGCAGCACCAGGAGAGGCAGATCCTAAACTTTGCCCTGGATTTCTGGGGGGGGCTCATCGCAAACAGTAGATGACCTTCATCCATTCCAAAAAATCCAGTGACATTTACCCTACGCTTCTCAAACTTCCAACTCTGTGAGCCTCAGGATGTTTCAAGAACTGTCCATCAGCAAGCAATTATAACAACCCCCTTTTGTGCTCATTTTCTCCAAAACAGAGTTTCCAGGCTGCGATTTCCATCTCAGCCTGGAAACACTTTGCATGCAAAGAAGGTGAACATTATTTTTCACGCCAGCTCCAGTcacagagcaggagctgtgaaagcaaaagcagcaggagctgcatgcTCTCAGGGTGCTGGGATTGGAGCAGCCCCCAGGCGAGCTCTGTTCTGGGAATTGGTTCACACTTTGCACTTCAAATGGGGTTTAAAATTCCCATACTCTCTGGTGCTCGGGGCAGGCTGCTGGGCCTGACTCatcctgctgctcactgctcctCCAGACACCTCGTGGCTCTAATGCTGAGCCAGTTCGGCGAGCAGCTGAAGGAGCCTGGCAAGTCCCGTGGGGTAATGGAAACCCACGGGATGTCACTCAGGAGGGGGACACAGCCTGCACGCCCTGCTGAGCAGCTCGGTGGGCTGGGGGCTCGGAGTCAAAGTGTGGAGTGAAGTGGTGCTCggagccagcagtgctggcagctcctgCCCCACTGGCTGCACCTTGAGCAGTCCCAGCTTTCAGGACTGGGAGAGCCAGTAGAGAAGAGGGGGTATGGAAACCACAGAGGGAAGATCGGTTGGGGCTGAAGTGGGAGATGCCTGGGCTGTGCACCCCGAGCAAGCCTGGCTACGGCTGCCCTGGAACTGGTGGTGGCTGTATGTCCTGGTGAGGCCGGGTGCCCCGCTGCGTATCTGCTGCCACAACTGCACCGCTGCCCACACAGTCTGCGTGCAGGGCAAGCCAGGACATGGGGCAGCAGCACATCCCGACTTTTGCAAGAGCCCTGAGCCCCTGCTCCTCCCCACCCGCGGGTCTGCAGGCAGAGAGGCTCCACGGCAGGGGAACGGCACAATGTGGGTGCGTGCGGCTGTGCACagcccctcctgctgcttctcagcaCCCCATCCGACCTGCTGACCCTCTCCCCAAGCGACATCGGCGCCTcgggaaaacaaaaaagatcttTCCCTCCACATCACGTGAAAGTCACGCAGAGGTTTCCCAAAGCCGCCTGAGCGTTTCCCTCTGCACGTCGGTTCTGTGTGTGGGAACCAGAGCTGCGCACCGGGAAGGCGCACAGAGGGGAGGGACAGAGCCGAGCGAGAGGCCGCCGGGCTCCGGCCGAAGGGATGCGGCCGCACTGACATTCCTCTGCGCTTGGAGACGGGCTGAGGCCGAGCCCGAAGCTGCAGCCCTGTCCCCAAGGCGTGGGGATGTTTGTGGGCTCCCTCTTCACCCCGCAGCCCCCCTCGCTCCCACTCACGTCCCCTCTCCCGCAGCAGCGAGGCGNNNNNNNNNNNNNNNNNNNNNNNNNNNNNNNNNNNNNNNNNNNNNNNNNNNNNNNNNNNNNNNNNNNNNNNNNNNNNNNNNNNNNNNNNNNNNNNNNNNNaaagcagcagaaaggcaaagtGTGGCAAGGCCAGAGTCTGTGCCCTCAGCATGCACCTGCCCCAGtaccagcagcaggaggagagagagCAGTTCAACGGGCTGcctcctgctgggagctgccaccGGGGCCAGGAGGGAAAACAACATGATCAGTGTTCTTATTGGGGTGTGACATTCAGTGGAGGACTGCAGATGCAGCCAGAGCGCAGCAAACAAGGCgctgtgtttctgcagagcGTGGGCTCTGCACACCTGAATTTCTAATGCCAAAAACCATGTGAGGAGTATGtgtacagggagaaaaaaaaaaaaaaagaaacaaatagaacCTTCCATGGCAGCCCTCTCTGCACGAAAGAGCTGGaaaccagagcacagcaggaccTGCACCAGCAGTGCTCACCCA
This genomic interval carries:
- the GM2A gene encoding ganglioside GM2 activator; the encoded protein is MTSPLKAVLVVEKALGDLWIQLPCIDQLGSCTYDDVCTILDNLIPPGTPCPEPLLTYGIPCHCPFKAGSYSLPASDFALPEVELPSWMTNGNYRVRVVVSNKGQELSCVKLGFSLQSQ